Part of the Salinimonas lutimaris genome, TACGCCATTTGGATATAAAATTGCTGAGCAGTTTGGTCTGGCTGTGTTGCCGACCCGGGCCGGCCTGGTACCGTTTACGCTGCCCCCCGAACTGAAGACACCCCTGGCAGAAATCTCGGGCGTATCGCAAAAGGTCAGAGCAGGATGTGTTAACACCAGCTTTCTTGAAGATATGCTGATTACTCACCGGGGCTTGTCGGGCCCGGCGATCTTGCAGATTTCGTCTTTCTGGGAGGGGCAGGACGTAGAGCTGGATTTGTCGCCGGAAGAGGATCTGCATGCAGATATCCAGCAGGCCCGGCAAAACCAGCCTAATCAGACACTCAAAAATTACCTGGCCACACGATTTGCCAAAAGACTGGCTGAGACACTTATCGAGGTGCTCAGTTTTGATAACATGCCGCTTAAGCAACTTAACGAGAAACAACTGTCGAATGTGGCTGATACCCTACACGCATGGAAAGTCAGACCATCAGGCACAGAAGGGTATCGTACAGCGGAGGTGACGCTGGGCGGGGTAGATACCAACGCGCTATCCTCCAAAACCATGGAAGCTCGGGATGTAAAAGGCCTGTATTTTATCGGTGAGGTTGTTGATGTTACCGGCTGGCTGGGCGGCTACAATTTCCAGTGGGCCTGGAGTTCAGCCTGGGTGGCTGCGCAGTATGTGTAACTAACGACTTAACTGCACCCGGCTGATAACTTTCACTGCTCTGGTAAATGCGGCCAGGGCATCAGACTCCAGTTCAAACCAGTGCCAGAATAGTGGCACCTTTAAGTGCTTATCCGGGAACAGTGCAACTAGCTGTCCGGCTGCGACTTCATGGCGAACCTGTAAGGTCGGTAAAAGCGAACAGGCTACTCCTGCTGTTGTCATTCGCACAAAGCCATGGGAAGAAGGGTACCAGTGGCAATGGTTAACATAAGGTGTAATACCTAAACATTCGCTTTGATAATCACTGAGCAGGGCCACATCAAACTCATCATAAAGTAAACCGGGCACCTGCAACACGCCTTCCACGCTAATCCCTTCTTGAAAATACCGGTGGATGAACTCCGGAGAGGCATAAAGCTGATAATCCATTGTTCCCAGTCGTACAGATTGCCCGCCCGCCACTGGCGTTCCGGTCTGACTGATACACCCCATGACTTTGCCTTGCTGTAGCACACTGCGGGTTTGCGACTGATCAGCATTATAGATATGCACCGGATTAGGATGAGTCAGAGCAAAACGTGACATCACATCACTAAACCAGGTTGCCAATACATCATTATTT contains:
- a CDS encoding BaiN/RdsA family NAD(P)/FAD-dependent oxidoreductase, which produces MIQRDVIVIGAGAAGLFCAAQAGQRGRSVEVLDHAKKVGRKILMSGGGRCNFTNMYAAPENFLSENPHFCKSALSRYTQWDFIGLVNDYRIPYHEKTLGQLFCDDSASDIVSLLMSECKKGGVTVTTRCEITAIEKLDDGYIVNTSLGQYQCESLVIATGGLSMPKLGATPFGYKIAEQFGLAVLPTRAGLVPFTLPPELKTPLAEISGVSQKVRAGCVNTSFLEDMLITHRGLSGPAILQISSFWEGQDVELDLSPEEDLHADIQQARQNQPNQTLKNYLATRFAKRLAETLIEVLSFDNMPLKQLNEKQLSNVADTLHAWKVRPSGTEGYRTAEVTLGGVDTNALSSKTMEARDVKGLYFIGEVVDVTGWLGGYNFQWAWSSAWVAAQYV
- a CDS encoding ArgP/LysG family DNA-binding transcriptional regulator encodes the protein MLDYRALHCLSEVIRFGSFERGAQALNLTQSAVSQKIKRLENNVSGPVLIRTKPLRATPLGEQLLAHFQKISVLEEQLYSRTGLKEEYAPISVAVNNDVLATWFSDVMSRFALTHPNPVHIYNADQSQTRSVLQQGKVMGCISQTGTPVAGGQSVRLGTMDYQLYASPEFIHRYFQEGISVEGVLQVPGLLYDEFDVALLSDYQSECLGITPYVNHCHWYPSSHGFVRMTTAGVACSLLPTLQVRHEVAAGQLVALFPDKHLKVPLFWHWFELESDALAAFTRAVKVISRVQLSR